A genomic stretch from Antarcticibacterium flavum includes:
- a CDS encoding thioredoxin family protein: protein MKTSVLFAFLFCSLLATAQVTTLEPGDTAPTFSLKNIDGKKVSPDDFPNAKGFILVFTANTCPYAIAYEKRLVELNEKFSRLGYPVIAINPNPQKLSAGDSFEKMQEKAKEANFSFPYLLDEGQTITNHYGARVTPHIFLLQKKEDNLKIVYTGAIDNDTEDKNPDKIKYVENAIAALESGKNIEVASTKAIGCTVKRPAAD from the coding sequence ATGAAAACTTCAGTACTATTTGCATTTCTGTTTTGCAGCCTTCTGGCAACGGCACAGGTTACTACCCTTGAACCTGGGGATACCGCTCCAACTTTCAGCTTAAAGAATATCGACGGTAAAAAGGTCTCACCAGATGATTTTCCAAATGCCAAAGGTTTTATCCTGGTCTTTACGGCCAACACCTGTCCTTACGCGATCGCTTATGAAAAGCGCCTGGTGGAGCTCAATGAGAAGTTTTCCAGGCTGGGATATCCTGTGATCGCCATTAATCCAAATCCGCAGAAGCTTTCCGCAGGAGACAGTTTTGAAAAGATGCAGGAAAAAGCAAAAGAAGCTAATTTTTCCTTCCCGTACCTGCTGGACGAGGGGCAAACCATTACCAATCATTATGGAGCACGGGTAACCCCTCATATCTTTCTGCTTCAAAAGAAGGAAGATAATTTGAAGATCGTTTATACGGGAGCCATAGATAATGATACCGAGGATAAAAATCCAGATAAGATCAAGTATGTGGAGAATGCTATCGCCGCTCTTGAAAGTGGGAAGAATATTGAGGTTGCTTCTACAAAGGCCATTGGTTGTACCGTTAAACGTCCTGCTGCAGATTAG
- a CDS encoding glycosyltransferase family 2 protein, with protein sequence MITQDLKFPAAASADNKLGGNNTAFENKPTMDTGEEQVSGNYSKATFTKRHVSILVGTFMLLIGAAYAFYLLQPQYQEMNLNRMDTIGGMILLITGIFLLLFRLGFLAFIARQFFRYKPVSSVTDEELPTCTVIVPAYNEGKLVYSTLKSLVNSSYPAEKLELIAINDGSKDDTWAWMEKAKEELGDRVSIFQQPKNMGKRHALYRGFKLGKGEVFVTVDSDSIVEVDTLRNLVSPFITNENCGAVAGNVRVLNNQKAIIPRMLNVSFVFSFEFIRSAQSVMGSVLCTPGALAAYRRNAVMNCLEEWMNQTFMGQPTDIGEDRAMTNMILKQGFHVLFQRNAYVLTNIPEKYSSLHKMFTRWERSNVRENLMMTKFAFKPFRNGSRAGTRLLLVNQWMGMITAYPLILMMIILLIAHPVLFICSTLLSILIFSSLPAFFYAKKYNITEAFWIYSYSIFYTFGLFWITPYAMATASRRGWLTRG encoded by the coding sequence ATGATAACACAAGATCTTAAATTCCCCGCTGCAGCTTCAGCAGATAATAAACTGGGCGGGAATAATACAGCTTTCGAAAACAAACCTACAATGGATACCGGGGAAGAACAGGTTTCCGGCAATTACAGCAAAGCAACATTTACCAAAAGACACGTCTCCATACTGGTGGGTACATTTATGCTACTTATAGGGGCAGCTTATGCTTTTTATTTGTTGCAGCCACAGTACCAGGAAATGAACCTGAACAGGATGGATACAATTGGGGGAATGATACTTCTTATCACAGGGATTTTCCTGTTGTTATTCCGTCTTGGGTTTTTAGCCTTTATTGCCAGACAATTTTTCCGCTATAAGCCGGTGTCTTCTGTTACAGATGAGGAACTACCAACCTGTACCGTGATCGTCCCGGCATATAATGAAGGTAAATTGGTTTACTCTACTTTAAAGAGTTTGGTGAACAGCAGTTACCCTGCAGAAAAATTGGAATTGATAGCCATTAATGATGGTAGTAAAGATGATACCTGGGCCTGGATGGAAAAAGCCAAGGAAGAACTTGGAGACAGGGTTTCCATTTTTCAGCAACCTAAGAACATGGGGAAGAGACATGCGCTTTACCGTGGATTCAAATTGGGTAAAGGTGAGGTTTTCGTGACTGTAGACAGTGATTCCATTGTGGAGGTCGATACATTGCGTAACCTTGTTTCCCCTTTTATTACCAATGAAAATTGTGGTGCAGTGGCAGGTAACGTAAGGGTACTCAACAATCAAAAAGCCATTATTCCACGTATGCTTAATGTGAGCTTTGTATTTAGCTTTGAGTTCATAAGATCTGCTCAAAGCGTTATGGGATCTGTATTATGTACTCCAGGTGCGCTGGCGGCTTATAGAAGAAATGCGGTAATGAACTGTCTTGAAGAATGGATGAACCAAACTTTTATGGGACAGCCAACAGATATTGGAGAGGACCGTGCGATGACCAATATGATCCTGAAACAGGGCTTCCATGTCCTCTTCCAGCGAAACGCCTATGTGCTTACCAATATTCCGGAAAAATACAGCAGCTTACATAAGATGTTTACCCGTTGGGAAAGAAGTAATGTTAGGGAGAACCTAATGATGACAAAATTTGCCTTTAAACCTTTCAGGAACGGTTCAAGAGCAGGTACCAGGCTTTTATTGGTTAACCAGTGGATGGGAATGATAACAGCGTACCCTCTTATTCTAATGATGATCATATTACTTATCGCCCACCCGGTATTGTTTATATGTTCAACTCTCTTAAGCATCCTTATCTTTTCCAGTCTTCCGGCATTTTTCTATGCTAAGAAGTATAATATAACCGAGGCATTTTGGATCTACTCCTATAGTATTTTCTACACATTCGGTTTATTCTGGATCACTCCTTATGCTATGGCAACTGCCAGCAGGAGAGGGTGGTTAACACGAGGATAA
- a CDS encoding TlpA disulfide reductase family protein, giving the protein MKSLLISIIFFGWFYPAFSQQVQLLTVDKLNERLEQGRDTTYVINFWATWCAPCIKELPYFEKLQQEKSSEKLRVLLVSVDFKSQLEKRVIPFVARHDLKNETFLLDERDQQVYIDRINKDWSGAIPATLFVKGGKKRFVEKEFTYNQLLSEYNNFK; this is encoded by the coding sequence TTGAAATCACTCCTTATCTCAATAATATTCTTTGGTTGGTTCTACCCGGCTTTTAGCCAGCAGGTACAATTGCTCACTGTTGATAAGCTAAATGAGCGGCTGGAGCAGGGCAGGGATACTACGTATGTCATCAATTTCTGGGCGACCTGGTGTGCGCCTTGTATAAAAGAACTTCCATACTTTGAAAAATTGCAGCAGGAAAAATCCAGCGAAAAACTTAGAGTTCTGCTTGTAAGTGTGGATTTTAAATCCCAACTGGAGAAGAGGGTAATTCCTTTTGTTGCGAGACATGATCTTAAGAATGAGACCTTTTTGCTGGATGAGCGGGACCAACAGGTGTATATAGACAGGATCAATAAGGATTGGAGTGGGGCTATCCCTGCCACCTTATTCGTTAAGGGAGGAAAAAAGAGGTTTGTTGAAAAGGAATTCACCTATAATCAATTACTTTCAGAATATAACAATTTCAAATAA
- a CDS encoding CHRD domain-containing protein — MKILHRIFIAIFVSALLPSCSTSDDDGIIVPQPTGESTTYQLSSVAEPGISGTATFIKNSDNSVTIDLMIDGTPANGSHPAHIHNNTAAEGGDIALSLGTVDGATGESTVTVTTLDDGTPISYEELLDFDGYINVHLSEDQLGVIVAQGDIGENELTGESKTYVLNEAAVEGINGTATFEQRKNGEALATLELQNTPEDGMHPAHIHANAAVEGGDIIFSFNPVDGATGMSKTNVAMLDDGTAFMYEDVLDVNGYINVHLSADDLGTIVAQGDIGENELTGETKVYDLNEVAVEGISGTATFAERRNGDALATLQLENTPNGGSHPAHIHANTAVEGGDIIFSFNPVNGTSGMSMTNVTALDDGTAFGYDDVLAVDGYINVHLSADDLGTIVAQGDIGQNELTGESRVYDLNEVAVPGISGTATFEERMNGEALATLQLENTPEGGMHPAHIHANTAAEGGDIIFSFNPVNGTTGMSMTNVAALDDDTAFGYDDVMNVNGYINVHLSAEDLGTIVAQGDIGQNELTGEAVTYNLQETDVPGISGTATFMERRNSTTLISLELTGTPQGGSHPAHIHENDAATGGDIAISLTPVDGDTGMSMTQVGMDDEGNDITYGDLLEYNGYINVHLSADALDVIVAQGDVGANAP; from the coding sequence ATGAAAATTTTACACCGAATCTTTATTGCAATTTTTGTGAGTGCCCTGCTGCCTTCCTGCAGCACGTCTGATGACGATGGGATTATTGTCCCGCAACCTACCGGGGAGTCAACAACTTACCAGCTAAGTTCAGTCGCAGAGCCCGGCATTTCAGGAACTGCCACTTTTATTAAAAATTCAGATAATTCTGTTACCATTGATCTTATGATCGACGGCACACCTGCAAATGGTAGCCATCCCGCCCATATTCACAATAACACTGCGGCAGAGGGTGGTGATATTGCCCTGAGCCTGGGAACAGTTGATGGAGCTACAGGAGAAAGTACAGTTACTGTGACTACCCTTGATGATGGTACACCAATAAGCTACGAGGAGTTACTTGATTTTGATGGATATATCAATGTTCATTTAAGTGAAGATCAACTTGGAGTTATTGTAGCCCAGGGAGACATAGGGGAAAATGAACTTACTGGAGAAAGCAAAACATATGTTCTCAATGAAGCAGCTGTTGAAGGAATTAATGGTACTGCCACTTTTGAACAAAGAAAGAACGGGGAAGCACTGGCCACCCTTGAATTACAAAACACTCCGGAGGATGGAATGCACCCTGCCCATATTCACGCCAACGCTGCGGTTGAAGGTGGTGATATCATTTTTAGTTTTAATCCTGTTGATGGAGCAACCGGGATGAGCAAGACCAATGTGGCCATGCTGGATGACGGGACCGCTTTTATGTATGAGGATGTATTGGATGTAAATGGATATATCAATGTGCACCTTAGTGCAGATGATCTGGGAACAATCGTTGCCCAGGGAGATATAGGTGAGAATGAACTTACAGGTGAGACCAAAGTTTATGATCTTAATGAAGTTGCCGTTGAAGGAATAAGCGGTACAGCAACTTTTGCAGAAAGAAGGAACGGAGATGCCCTGGCAACTTTGCAACTGGAAAACACACCCAATGGTGGAAGTCATCCTGCACACATTCACGCAAATACTGCAGTAGAAGGTGGAGACATCATTTTCTCCTTTAATCCGGTTAATGGAACCAGCGGTATGAGCATGACCAATGTGACGGCACTTGATGATGGAACTGCATTTGGGTATGATGATGTCCTTGCGGTGGACGGATATATAAATGTACACCTTAGCGCCGATGATCTTGGAACTATTGTAGCCCAGGGAGATATAGGACAAAATGAATTAACCGGGGAATCCAGGGTGTACGATCTTAATGAGGTGGCCGTTCCGGGAATTAGCGGTACAGCTACGTTTGAAGAAAGAATGAACGGGGAAGCCCTTGCTACCCTGCAGCTTGAAAACACTCCAGAGGGGGGAATGCACCCTGCTCACATTCATGCAAATACTGCGGCAGAAGGTGGGGATATTATCTTCAGCTTTAACCCGGTAAACGGTACTACCGGGATGAGTATGACCAATGTAGCTGCTCTTGATGATGATACTGCTTTTGGCTATGATGATGTAATGAATGTAAATGGATATATCAATGTACATTTAAGTGCAGAGGATCTTGGAACCATCGTTGCCCAGGGCGACATAGGACAAAATGAACTTACGGGAGAGGCTGTCACGTATAACCTGCAGGAAACAGATGTTCCCGGTATAAGTGGTACGGCCACTTTTATGGAGAGAAGGAATAGCACCACTCTTATATCTTTGGAATTGACAGGTACACCACAGGGAGGGTCACATCCTGCGCATATTCATGAAAATGATGCAGCTACAGGAGGAGATATTGCTATTTCACTTACCCCTGTAGATGGTGATACAGGAATGAGTATGACCCAGGTAGGAATGGATGATGAAGGTAATGATATCACATATGGAGACCTGTTGGAATATAACGGGTATATCAATGTACACCTAAGCGCAGATGCTCTTGATGTGATTGTTGCCCAGGGTGATGTTGGAGCCAATGCACCATAA
- a CDS encoding YceI family protein, which produces MKKLGLYIFLLLLSTKAGLAQEIFQTNNARITFFSSAPIEDIKAVSKEGISVYDPGTGEIIFKVRMRSFEFAKELMREHFNENYIESHKYPVAIFRGIISPVPGIDSPGDYQVIFKGELDIHGRSRPREIPGNIIIQDDQLQLRTEFFVANKDHEIKIPG; this is translated from the coding sequence ATGAAAAAATTGGGGTTATATATCTTCCTTCTTTTGCTTTCTACGAAGGCCGGGCTTGCTCAGGAAATTTTTCAGACAAATAATGCAAGGATAACCTTCTTCTCCTCAGCACCAATCGAAGACATAAAGGCTGTTAGCAAAGAAGGTATTTCAGTTTACGATCCAGGTACGGGAGAAATAATTTTTAAGGTGCGCATGAGAAGCTTTGAATTCGCAAAGGAGCTCATGCGCGAACATTTTAATGAAAATTATATTGAATCCCATAAGTATCCTGTAGCGATATTTCGAGGAATTATCTCTCCTGTGCCGGGTATTGATTCGCCGGGGGATTACCAGGTCATTTTTAAAGGGGAACTTGATATTCATGGCAGGAGCAGGCCCCGGGAGATCCCGGGGAATATCATCATCCAGGATGATCAACTTCAACTAAGAACCGAATTCTTTGTGGCCAACAAAGACCACGAGATTAAGATCCCCGGCTAA
- a CDS encoding DUF5777 family beta-barrel protein, which translates to MRALILIYVFLICMSLKSQSLDSLMLEINPAQEEVVMATFKSPKLVLLQTNETQKKYALTFWIGHRFGDIGGEFGGSHTLYGLDAATDIHLGLDYGITNDFTVGIGRSRFNETYHVLAKFRLLKQKEEGMPLSVTLFGQSGWITRKENFQNEFPAETDRITHFLQVILARKFSPSLSLMLNPGYLIRPVVTDAFDQNNFLVIGMGGRLKITKRFSLIADYTLVNGLDRPEDTEFTYYNPLGIGLEIETGGHVFSLNFQNATYITENNFIPYTQKSWEDGGVRFGFTISRNFYLGPKNGPSGTGGY; encoded by the coding sequence ATGAGAGCATTAATCCTAATTTACGTGTTTTTAATTTGCATGTCGCTAAAGTCACAAAGTCTGGATTCCCTAATGCTGGAGATCAACCCGGCACAGGAGGAAGTTGTTATGGCTACCTTTAAGAGCCCTAAACTCGTGTTGCTCCAAACTAATGAAACGCAAAAAAAATACGCATTAACTTTTTGGATAGGACATAGGTTTGGGGATATTGGAGGCGAATTTGGCGGTTCCCATACCTTATATGGGCTCGATGCCGCTACAGATATTCACCTTGGTCTGGATTACGGTATTACCAACGATTTTACAGTAGGAATAGGCAGGAGTAGATTTAATGAAACCTATCATGTTCTGGCAAAATTCAGGCTTTTGAAACAAAAGGAGGAAGGTATGCCTTTATCGGTTACCTTATTCGGGCAAAGTGGCTGGATCACGAGGAAAGAAAATTTTCAAAATGAATTTCCAGCAGAAACTGACAGGATCACACATTTCCTGCAGGTGATCCTTGCAAGGAAATTCTCACCTTCCCTTTCCCTTATGCTTAACCCGGGATATCTTATAAGGCCGGTGGTTACCGATGCCTTTGATCAAAACAATTTCCTGGTTATAGGAATGGGTGGCAGGCTTAAGATCACCAAACGCTTTTCCCTTATAGCAGATTATACCCTGGTGAATGGTCTTGACAGGCCGGAAGATACTGAATTTACCTATTACAATCCGCTAGGGATAGGCCTGGAGATTGAGACCGGGGGGCACGTCTTCAGTCTTAATTTCCAAAATGCCACTTATATCACCGAAAATAATTTTATTCCCTACACTCAAAAATCATGGGAAGACGGCGGGGTCAGATTCGGATTTACCATTTCACGAAACTTTTATCTGGGCCCAAAGAATGGTCCTTCCGGTACGGGAGGATACTGA